A single window of Aspergillus puulaauensis MK2 DNA, chromosome 5, nearly complete sequence DNA harbors:
- a CDS encoding uncharacterized protein (COG:P;~EggNog:ENOG410PG9C;~InterPro:IPR006121,IPR036163;~go_function: GO:0046872 - metal ion binding [Evidence IEA];~go_process: GO:0030001 - metal ion transport [Evidence IEA]): protein MSDWMFLYGKAIVSIISKGHSRGSLASEAEVGPQPVHQSPGAPLTWVLTLATQSFNTGDDLPVIQKNLSARVVESGIPRDDDLVSVVDGHLTGTRIRITLSISATPCSSCFGKITNTLNDQPWVQSADVNLLASSDSPGPIAYLLPKRQSNPSTLADIWRVSYFIRAITCSSCVGTVTDTLIRNKWITKLDENIVPENATVELQGKEHLEEVVALISEMGYAATLGEVERSAPSE, encoded by the exons ATGTCTGACTGGATGTTCTTGTACGGCAAGGCGATAGTCTCAATTATCAGCAAAGGGCACTCGCGGGG GAGTCTGGCTTCTGAGGCTGAAGTAGGTCCTCAACCCGTCCATCAGTCGCCAGGCGCACCTCTGACCTGGGTCCTCACC CTAGCGACGCAATCATTCAACACCGGTGACGATCTGCCAGTCATTCAAAAGAACCTCAGCGCCCGGGTCGTCGAGTCGGGCATCCCCAGAGATGACGACCTCGTGTCTGTCGTCGACGGCCATCTGACGGGCACCCGCATTCGCATCACACTATCAATTAGTGCAACGCCTTGCAGTTCATGCTTCGGGAAGATTACCAATACTTTAAACGACCAACCGTGGGTGCAGTCGGCCGATGTCAATCTACTGGCTAGTAGCGATTCTCCTGGACCAATCGCGT ATCTCCTGCCCAAGAGGCAATCGAACCCGTCGACGTTGGCTGACATATGGCGAGTCTCCTATTTTATCAGGGCCATtacctgcagctcctgcGTTGGGACAGTTACAGACACGCTCATCCGTAATAAATGGATCACAAAACTGGACGAGAATATTGTGCCAGAGAATGCGACGGTAGAACTGCAAGGGAAGGAGCATCTGGAAGAGGTCGTCGCCCTTATCAGCGAAATGGGCTACGCCGCTACACTCGGCGAGGTCGAGCGAAGCGCCCCATCCGAGTAA
- a CDS encoding uncharacterized protein (COG:S;~EggNog:ENOG410Q5DX;~TransMembrane:2 (i52-75o81-98i)): MLSSSCLKESPKMPCRDCSPPAEKSSRPRTDDEGLSGRAYQLFSTMLPEGSALLSSSCCWLPTLLDFIFAGSITAVGVQKLRFFFLAISVLTLSASIAREGFSRGNVRRAIICAGLLVWTQYSQRAQAHHSCH; this comes from the exons ATGTTATCATCATCTTGTCTTAAGGAATCACCCAAAATGCCGTGTCGCGATTGTTCACCTCCCGCGGAGAAATCTTCCAGACCTCGCACCGATGACGAGGGTCTCTCTGGGCGCGCTTATCAGTTATTTTCAACGATGCTACCCGAAGGGTCCGCTTTATTGTCTAGTTCGTGTTGCTGGCTACCA ACTCTGCTTGACTTCATTTTTGCTGGTTCTATCACCGCAGTTGGCGTGCAAAAGCTGcgatttttctttttggccaTTTCTGTCTTGACTCTGTCCGCCAGCATCGCGCGTGAAGGCTTCAGCCGTGGTAATGTTCGGCGCGCAATCATTTGTGCTGGTCTACTGGTCTGGACACAGTATAGTCAGCGTGCTCAGGCTCATCATAGCTGTCATTGA